The following are encoded in a window of Acidicapsa ligni genomic DNA:
- a CDS encoding mechanosensitive ion channel domain-containing protein, with translation MPRHFQRGDTRYHVRKFLIFSGYITVIFLLILIFEDRLWKASIAFGFAGAGVVVALQDVIASIAGWFAIGLSRLFSVGDRIQIADIKGDVIDISILRTTLMEMGNWVNRDLYNGRIVRIPNSVVLKGQVFNYSQGFPFVWDEIRIQLSSSSDHDLARDLLLRAVREAVQDYLPEAQKSWQRVTDNYRIKNSQLEPTVMLSVTGGNLDFSLSYVVDYAKRDVMKDKIFADIVGNIIRSEGKLKWPASSTIVNVNKSPEPTPPQTNFLA, from the coding sequence TTGCCTCGCCACTTTCAACGGGGAGATACCCGCTATCATGTGCGCAAGTTCCTGATCTTCAGCGGCTATATCACCGTCATCTTCCTTCTAATTCTGATTTTTGAGGATCGTCTCTGGAAAGCGAGCATCGCATTTGGGTTTGCAGGCGCCGGCGTTGTTGTCGCGCTGCAGGATGTGATCGCGAGCATCGCTGGCTGGTTCGCTATTGGTCTCTCCCGGCTCTTTTCAGTCGGAGACAGAATTCAGATCGCAGACATCAAGGGAGACGTGATCGATATATCGATCTTGCGCACCACTTTGATGGAGATGGGCAATTGGGTAAACCGCGACCTATATAATGGCCGGATCGTACGTATCCCCAACTCTGTTGTTCTGAAGGGGCAGGTCTTTAATTACTCTCAAGGCTTTCCCTTCGTTTGGGATGAGATCAGGATTCAATTATCATCGAGTAGTGACCACGATCTGGCCAGAGATCTGCTATTGAGAGCGGTGCGAGAGGCCGTACAAGACTACCTGCCTGAGGCACAAAAGTCCTGGCAGCGAGTGACGGATAACTACCGGATCAAAAACTCGCAACTCGAACCCACGGTCATGCTTAGTGTAACTGGAGGAAATCTCGACTTTTCTCTCAGCTACGTTGTCGACTACGCAAAGCGAGACGTGATGAAGGATAAGATATTCGCCGACATTGTAGGCAACATTATTCGAAGCGAAGGAAAACTGAAATGGCCAGCCTCCTCGACGATCGTAAATGTTAACAAGTCACCCGAGCCGACGCCGCCCCAAACGAACTTCCTAGCTTAG